The following are encoded together in the Robertmurraya sp. FSL R5-0851 genome:
- a CDS encoding IS4 family transposase, giving the protein MDNIISNQTVFSKCLSFLPFETFKGSFLDNGVKKLTTANLMRICVTMQLGNWKSYEETEERIRAMEGTEELFGLTSISASQLCRRVNALPSILPRQLFLAAVTQLNKLTSKGKGIPSLGRLHLVDSSSLLLGPTLGNWTYFTKHSNCVKLHTRIVVTDPGTAYPDMVIPSTGNVDDREVMLELVIDPHATHVMDRGYVDYKKMDHWVENRIPFAMRIQAGHKANMIKSYEVPDDSRVKLDALVVMGSSFRSMEQPLRLVEFTDEEGKEYRVVTNRWDLKAEEVTELYRHRWIIELFFKWMKQHLRLVKLQSTQPQGIWNQIFFAMTAYCLTLYVRLVEKTKKTTWKVLTLIRIHAERTWKSFLDELHRLPERTSKGRQKSQHPPNEIELYDAGVAIVKQVGVSTSSMAKYKTPRK; this is encoded by the coding sequence ATGGATAACATTATATCAAATCAGACCGTATTTAGTAAATGCCTATCATTCTTGCCTTTTGAAACATTTAAGGGTTCGTTCTTAGACAACGGCGTAAAAAAACTGACCACCGCTAATTTAATGAGGATTTGTGTCACCATGCAACTGGGAAATTGGAAATCCTACGAGGAAACAGAAGAGCGTATTCGTGCCATGGAAGGTACAGAGGAACTGTTTGGCCTTACCAGTATTAGTGCTTCTCAACTATGTCGTCGAGTCAATGCTTTACCTTCAATCCTACCACGGCAGTTATTTCTTGCCGCTGTTACCCAATTGAATAAGCTAACAAGTAAAGGAAAAGGGATCCCTTCTTTGGGTCGTCTTCATCTCGTAGATTCTTCTTCCCTGCTTCTTGGGCCCACACTAGGAAACTGGACGTATTTTACAAAACATAGTAATTGCGTGAAGCTACATACTCGGATTGTCGTAACGGACCCCGGCACAGCTTATCCAGACATGGTCATTCCTTCTACAGGTAATGTGGATGATCGTGAAGTCATGCTTGAGCTCGTGATAGATCCTCATGCGACCCATGTGATGGACCGTGGCTATGTGGATTACAAAAAAATGGACCATTGGGTGGAAAACCGGATTCCATTCGCCATGCGTATCCAAGCTGGGCATAAGGCGAACATGATAAAATCCTATGAAGTTCCTGATGACAGTAGGGTTAAGCTAGATGCCTTAGTCGTCATGGGGAGTAGCTTCAGATCCATGGAACAGCCCCTTCGTCTTGTTGAATTCACAGATGAAGAGGGGAAAGAGTACCGTGTCGTAACCAATCGTTGGGATTTAAAAGCCGAAGAAGTAACCGAATTGTACCGGCACCGTTGGATCATTGAACTGTTTTTCAAGTGGATGAAACAACATCTACGTCTAGTTAAACTACAAAGTACCCAACCCCAAGGAATTTGGAATCAGATTTTCTTTGCAATGACGGCGTACTGTCTCACTTTATATGTGAGGTTAGTTGAGAAAACTAAGAAGACCACCTGGAAAGTACTCACCCTTATCCGCATCCATGCCGAAAGGACGTGGAAAAGTTTTCTTGATGAGTTACACCGTTTACCTGAAAGAACATCGAAAGGAAGACAAAAGAGCCAGCACCCGCCAAATGAAATAGAACTTTATGATGCAGGTGTGGCCATTGTAAAACAAGTGGGGGTAAGTACTAGCTCGATGGCAAAATATAAGACACCAAGAAAATAA
- a CDS encoding YjcZ family sporulation protein, whose product MPTYTAPAFDYGCAYPVCPDNRNDFILIVVLFILLIIVGASFCYSKC is encoded by the coding sequence ATGCCTACCTATACCGCTCCTGCTTTTGATTATGGATGTGCATATCCTGTCTGTCCTGATAATCGAAACGATTTTATCTTAATTGTCGTATTGTTTATTTTACTCATCATTGTAGGTGCAAGTTTTTGCTATAGTAAATGCTAA
- a CDS encoding protein-glutamine gamma-glutamyltransferase encodes MIQISGVPFQPNENWQLGSMEKTIIQQMQNASFLYSYYSEHELWFELQVRKNIIQSAKKMNNSQAVFTTFAYARCNPRYWQLTRGGGFLLRPDVQPSDAILDIYRNSSLYAFECATAIPIIYYHAILNSIGSHLFNSLFRDLYLYSWHTDTDLGINTFYSNHFLPGDVLYVNNPDFDRRTPHFRGVNAVLLNDGTLFGHGFNIRTSEEMIRILNEKRKPGSHQSAYITKLVTRPSFKYLYRVASWNRNGRAYKMQRPIVHHNKSSISYAHYLYYSM; translated from the coding sequence ATGATCCAAATATCAGGGGTCCCGTTTCAACCAAATGAAAATTGGCAACTTGGGAGTATGGAGAAAACAATAATTCAACAGATGCAGAATGCTTCCTTTTTATATTCTTATTATTCCGAGCATGAATTATGGTTTGAGCTTCAAGTGCGAAAGAACATTATCCAAAGTGCGAAAAAAATGAATAATAGTCAAGCAGTGTTTACAACCTTTGCTTATGCCCGCTGCAACCCCAGGTATTGGCAATTAACAAGGGGAGGCGGGTTCCTATTAAGACCCGATGTGCAACCGTCAGATGCGATTCTGGATATTTATCGGAACAGTTCACTCTATGCATTTGAATGTGCAACAGCTATTCCAATCATCTATTACCATGCCATATTGAATAGCATTGGTAGCCATTTATTTAATTCACTGTTTCGAGATCTATATCTTTACAGCTGGCATACAGATACAGACCTAGGGATCAATACCTTTTATTCCAATCACTTTTTACCTGGAGATGTCCTGTACGTTAATAATCCTGACTTTGATCGAAGAACACCACATTTCAGAGGTGTTAATGCCGTTCTCCTTAATGATGGTACGCTGTTTGGACATGGATTTAATATAAGAACATCCGAAGAAATGATTCGAATTCTTAATGAAAAAAGAAAACCGGGTAGTCATCAATCAGCTTATATAACAAAGTTGGTGACAAGGCCATCTTTTAAGTATTTATACAGAGTGGCCAGTTGGAATAGAAACGGTCGAGCATACAAAATGCAGCGTCCGATCGTGCACCATAACAAAAGCTCTATTTCATATGCTCACTATCTTTATTATTCCATGTAA